The following DNA comes from Lonchura striata isolate bLonStr1 chromosome 4, bLonStr1.mat, whole genome shotgun sequence.
ATTCAGTTCTACAGGCTCTCTTTCAAGCTCTTCTTCAGGTTCACTGTCAGAACTCTCCTCTCTTTGCAACTGAGGCTTTTTATTACTACTTTTCTGGACAGATATTTTAAGCTTCTTCCTTGGACTTACTGTCCCTGTCTTAGCTACTTTGACTTTTGGAAGTTTCTGCTTAGCAGTCTGTTTCTTCTTGTCTAACTGCTGAGAAGCTTTAGAAGCCAACTGCAGATTCTTGGAAGACCTGAGAGACTTCTTCAGTGACACGGTCTGCTCTTCCTCATGCCCAGATGACGGCAGAGGCAAATCCTCATTTGGCATGCGTGTTTTACACTGCTCTTCATCAGATGGTTTTGTTTCCAATCCAGGCAATGACCGCATAAGTTCTTCAGCTTCTCGTTTCCAGGATGTGCTCTTTTTCTGGTTTGGAGAGTCTTGTCTAAATGCATCCTTTTTAGTCTTTCCTGTCAATACAGAAAGTATTTGGACATTAATACCTTTTTCCATTAAACCTGAAGATACATGTTGACATCTGAAtgcacaaaaaaccccaaagaatcaaaatagggaagaaaaaataaaaaaaagaggtaTCACAAAAACAGTTTAATCACCACTGACTAAAAGAAGGCTTTAACTAAACTAAGAGTCTACAAAAAACTTTTTGGTGTACTTCAgtatttcctattaaaaaaaaggggGCAAAAATGTTACATTCAGTCTGCTTTCcagttttcagtgtttcagGCTACAAAACCCTTCACAAATAATTCCTAAAACTCAACCCCTTTCTGTACAAAGCACATAACTGCCTTTCTATGGTGAGAGGAACAAAAGCTTCTTGGGTATCTACCTTCTGTGACTCTTCATACGAAAAGCCAACAttgctaatttaatttttaacgTTCTAACAGGGAAGGGAAACCATGTGGCAAAAAAAGTGAAGACACCGTCTCACTACCTCTCTGTCTCACCCAAACCTAACTGCGCAACTGAAAGACTAAAAAAGGAATCCATTGGTATCTATCATCTACTTTATCATAATTTTCTTATAAACTACCAGAAAACAATCCAGTAATGTGACCTGTAAGGAAAAGTCTGAAGAGCTGTTAAATAACTTACCCTTATGAGTACTCTTTAGGCTTTGAGATGCAAGGACATTTTCTTCACTATTAGAGACTGAATCTGATTCTGACATTTCTTTCAAGTCAAAAGCTTCAACATCCAGATGACCCAGTTTCTGTTTAGTAAGTACTTTAgcctctgcttttctcttcttGGCTTTCTTATTCTTTGTCTTCTCCTTTTCAGAAGGCTGAAGTTTAGAAATTGGAGTTGCAGAGCCAtcattttttgattttttgttctTAGTGGGTATTGAAATCCAAGAAGTAAAAGATGTGCCACATGATTCATCAATTAAAAATTCACATTCATTTTCTGTATCTATTTCTTGGTATTTCACAGGATGAGGTGATGGTGCTGATCTCAAGGTCGAATATCTAAagaatggaggggaaaaaaaattagtatcaTTCAGGGTGGGGGGGAAATTGACTTTCAGTCTTCCAAATCTGGTGGTAACTCACCACACCTAGACACAGTACAGAACATTCCTCAGAAGAATTATTACCAAGTTCATCCATCATACATTCCATATTAAGCCTCCATACAAACCTCTGTCCAAGTGTTCTTGTTGCTACAGCTGCTAAGACAGCTGAAGAGAAAGTCTTCTCTGTCCGGGCAGATGATGCAGTAACACATTCTGTTCCTTGCATAGGAACAACCTGCTCAACTCTCCCAGGCTGAGGTCCTTCCAAATTTTCAACTTCTCCATGACTCTTTGCTGCAGCTGGTGTACTGCACCTATCAAAATGCACTCTACGAATGAGAAACAGCATTCAAATATGTTGCCATAAATCCTGAGTGCACTATAAAGTGAGGATGGACAGAAGCTCCTGCTGACAGCATTTCACTTCCTATGATCAAGTTTCCCTTTGGAAACTTGCTGCAACACAGGTTAGCAGTAGCGCTATCCAGTATAGCAGCAAGTCCCCACAGGCAACATGGAGTCAGCACGTGACTCTTGATCAATGTAAAGGCTGCTCAGCAAAACAAATTCCTAGTTTTGGGAGAATGGCTTGAGAAAGTGTCAGGTTTCCTAGACTGTAGGTGCACTGTCTTTCCAACCTCATTCCATCAATGGGAGTCAATAGGATCAATGTCAGTCCATCTTTATGATCTACCCCATAGATTCAGTCCTCTAGAAAAGCAGAACTGTGGCTAGGACATTGGCCAGCGCTGCAGTTCAGCTTCAAATCTTCCAACAAGATGATAATCACAACTGAAGCTATTTTACTTTGAATAAAGCATTTGTATATTCAGAGCAAGAGGAACAATGACTGCTCATTTCTGCTTTAACAAATTTTTGTTAACTTTTAAAGTCAACACTGTAAATAGGATTCACTGAAGAAGTCCAGACAATCTGAGAAGCTGATACTTTGGTACACGTTCCTGGAAAGAAGAGTTTAACTTTATTTTGACAGGCTTCCTTCACTTGAGTACTGCACTTATCACcagaatattaaataaaaaataaagctgccCTTTCTAAACACAGTTAAAGAAACTTTCTACATAacttggaattattttttatgaGTTCACAATCCAAACTCAATTTATCCTGAGGTGGGGGGCACACCTGGAATACGACACCACAACCATATTCAGCTCTACTTACTTAACTGCAGGAGAACTTTTCACTTCCTCCAGAGGAACTGGTGATCCAACAGACCCACGATGATTCTTAGGGTGCAAAGGCATGGCCGGATGCTGGCAGGATGCTTCAATgtcttttaaagtattttttttttcactttcagaCACAGGAGACTCTGTCCTTTTAGAAGTAGCTACATCATCAGGTGTTGCAAGCTTTAGGTACGATTCACATGACTGTCCTGCCATATATACAGAACAGGTTtcattcttttaattaaaacctaACAAAATCCCAAGAATCCATTAAAAACCTTAATTCGGTAAGAGTGCGACCAACCTCTGCTGCTGACTGGTTTTAGCGGTGATGCAGATGAGGGTTCTGTAGACTTACGGGCTCTTTTCACAGAGCTAGCTGACCTTGCCTTGGGCTGTCATAGTTGGTAAAAATGAGAttaagtgaaatattttataaagcaACAGTATTTTAACAGGAATATACATTTCTATAGAACATGAATATAATTCATACACTTCCCTTAACTCACACTAATTCAAATCACAGTTCTATTTCACTTAAACACTTCAACTTTATATGGTGTAAAACTTTCTAAAAGTAACTGTAAATTTCAAGCAACAGGTAAAACAGTGTGTAAAGATCTATATGCAGCTTTAACCAAACATCTGACTAATCTCGAGGTAAACTACTTATTATTGTCATTAAAATGAATTAAACTATTTAATTACCATTTATTAAGATAGGCTGAGGTTTAGCAAGAATTGATTTCAGATTATATTCTAACATCAGACTGAATTAAACAAACACCATTATAAGGCTGCACGTTCTAAACCCTACCATTAATGGACTATcctacttaaaagaaaaaaataaaatcaaaatattaaaattaaatatacagTCTAGATTATTAGCAGCACATTAACAAGGCCTTCACCTTGTTTCCACTCATCAACAAAGTTACAGACATATGAAGTTATTGTACAGATAATTATCAGGACTTAACCAGCTGCTTTTCTACATGAATCCCCTTTAAATTTTACTGCCCATCTGATAGCTAAGAATGTGTCCATATATCTGGCAAAGTGACCACAACCAACTCCAGTGAGGTCCAAGACAGCCATACCCACCACCAGTAAGAAGGCCTGCTTCAGCCTGAGACCGTGAGAAATCTAACTATCCTGGACAAAAAGCTGAAGAAGCTTTCATTAGTAAAAACTCAAGGAAAAAAGCTACTAAATAATAACTTATAGAATATTTACTATTAGAGCACAATaatctaaggaaaaaaaacacattttcaacAACTATTATAGATCGTTAAATTATAGCCTACATACTTTTACAGGTGCTCATACAGAACTAAATGCTGCAGAATTTAACTTGTACCCACATGAACCTGTATCCAGTGCTACACTATGACACTGACAGAGCTTACACTTTGTCTTGATTCTGAAGTCCTCTTCTCATCTTTCAAAACAAAGCTTGAGCAATTTGGAGAGTTTGTTGTAAGATCACTGCTACAAcctatgaagaaaaaaaaaacagtaaatatGGGAATCTTGGAATTGTccaggttttatttattttaacaagtTCTAAGGCTCACTAAGATCATGTAAATTCAAACAAGAAAGTAATCAGCTACTTGAGAAAGAGATTATAAGAGAGCTAAGATACAGTTTTAAAAAGCTGAGAAGGGGCTGTTCTTAAAAATCCTgagaaatactatttttttttccattttatccctattttttatttctatgtaCTTACCACTAAATAacacaaggaagaaaacaattttttcttttagcagCAAATCAAGCAAAACACCAAATAAGAGCTTACTTTCAAAACAATCCTGTATGACCTTCAACACGTTTTGACCTGGCTGTAGATCAATCTTATTTCtagaaagaagagggaaaaatattttcaatcaaAAATGCTAAATGCTTTTATCCCAAATACTAAAGTAGCAAAGCTTTACTTCTAAATATTTTAGGTTATTACTTCTTCTAGTtcaaattttaatatatttttacctACAATTTCTATGTATACATATCTGCAAAGAAATTTGTCAAAGcaggaattccaggaaaaaaagcctCACTGCCACAGATTATAATAAGAACGAAGAATTCTCTCTACATTAAAGAAAACACGCAACTACTGCAACAGCCCTGAGGTAAATGAGCTTTAGGCTGACTAGAGCCTCActtaagtaattttttatttttttttttaatcatatcTGGAGCTATGTTGCCTGCACAGTGGTGCAGTTGCAGCAGACCTAGAACCAAGCCTGAGGTATCGTATCCATAAGCAAGTGAGCAGCTCAGCTGGTTGGATTATTATTTCAGACCAACAAAATGAAAAGGGCAGAAGTGAGTGATTCACCAGCCAGTGTtgatcaaaaccaaaataacacACCTATAATGATCATGATATACctttaaaaacagcaaaatgtATACATTTGGTAAGCTCATGAGATGCATGTCCAGAAATTGATTTCAGCAACAAAGTCTTCAGAGACACATGTAAAGAACATCACAGTACTGCAAATCCTCAAACTCATCCCTAACATTTAGCAGCAAGGTCCAAATATGCTGGAACTCTGCCTGGGCTTAATTTCTCTACTCCTTGAAAGGCTACACGTTTGCACAGATAACTGCTTCCCTACTCAGGCAGCCCAGTCAGGGGTCCTACACAGGTGTACAGCTACACCACAATCTGCTGCCTCAGCGAAGAAAAACCTTGGAGCCTTGTGCCCCCACAGAGCTTGCTCCTCTTACCATtaagaaatacaagaaatttGGGAAACATCATACGATCAATTTAATAAGGTACACCAAGTAGTTTTGACATTTAGCTCATAGATAAAGTCAAGGTAAGTTTTCCAGAATCTAAGAATAGGttgtttaaaatgcaaattaccCTCCTCCATGGCAGAACCTTGCTCTGTAGTCTTTTTTTAAACGATTCTGTGAAGAAATAAGAATCCATTTTTAATAAGCATGATAgcacttgaaaaataaataagcagaTCTCAAGGATTCTAGAGACATTTTGAAGTAGTAGGAGAGTGGGAGTTATTGCAGCACTGTTTTTCTTAGAATGCCACAGTGCCTCTTCATACACTTGAAACCCAAATATAAAACCAGTAACTCAAACAGCAGACAGGACTCCCGCCATTTACCACAATTAAAGCAGTAATAATTCAAGCAGCAACACATTCTCTGTATAATCAAATAAAGCCACTAACCTGGGAACCAGCAATGGTTGTAGAGAATAAAATAGGAATAAAGGGCAAGAAAAATTCAACAGCAAAGCAGAGTGTAGTTCTTCACAAATGTGTCacaaaaataccttaaaaaatgtaaatgtttagCCGAAAAACAACTATAACCTCTTCCTGATTCGTGTAAATTTAGAGTATATACAACGTGGAGTAATGCAATTATCTAATAATTTGGCACGTTTTCCTGAAGTTTGCCATACTGACAGTACTTGGCACTTCACTGTAATTCCCCGTTAGATATTACTCCTGGTatcaaaaataatcaaactcTATATGGATTGATTTCACTGCAATTTTTCAACATCGGTTTAAAGTGGCAGAAGGAAACAGGTGACAGGGAAAACAACTGACCAAAAGACACCACTTCAGAAACTATACAGAAGCACACTCCGCAGTCAACCCAGCACTCGAGCATAAACGTAAACCCCCTTCCCTTCGCAGCAGAGCGAGCAAATGACCTTGCTCACTAAAGAAATATAATATTCCTGTCAAGGGCCTGAAAGAGCCTTTAACAGTTCATTTATTACTGTGTTCGTGTCGCGCTACACatgaagaattttaaaacttAAGCGATTCTAGGGTGACGGCACAAGTGTCCTGCTGTTGATGCGCTCGCCGTCCCGCGGCAGTCGTCTCTCCAGAGGCAGCCCGGGAGGAACGGGGTCTGGCACGGACACGGGTGCGCTGAGGGCAGCGGGGCTCCCGACGGAGCAGCCAGCATGCCTGTGCCAACCGCCCGGATCCGGAGCGAGCGCGGGCCGCCAGCTCGAGCCTCGCTCTCCTCAGGGGGAAGACCCGCCCTGCCCCTCCCCTCAGGAGCGAGCCGAGCGCCGCGCCTCCGCGCTACTGCCGAGCTCGGCCGCCGCTCACAACAAaccagacagacagacacagagacacaAGCAGACAGACGCAGACACAGAGAGGCAGACTGACGGACAGACAgagcggccgctcccgccctcTCTCACCAAAGCCTGCGCCATACCAGACCGGGGCCGGAGCGCGCTCCCCGCGCCGCCTTCGAACCTCGCGCACCCTTCCCGCCGGGCAGGCGCGCGCGCGCACGGCCGGCGGCATCCCGGCCACGCCTCCGCGGCCCCGTCCCATTGGTCGGCAGCCGCCGCGCGCCAAGCAGGGAAGGTGATTTAGGCGCGCGCGGTTGTCGCGCCTGCGCACAAGCAGATGCTGCGCCCGTAGCCCCGCCCCCCCCCAACCTCCTGGCCGCCTTTCTCCGAGGGGACGGGCGGGCGATGCTTCCCGTTCTTTTACTTCGCCGGTGGGAAACGCTCAAAATCCTCGGGTTTCCAAACGCTACAAAGCATTCCTTGTCACCACGGCGcgttgcatttttttctttttacttgtGGTATAGCTAACAAAAGCTTAAATCCATCTGATCCAGCAGTCTTGGTAACAGTATTGAGACCCTCACACAGAATCCTCACTACTCCTAACATTAAAGAAACATGATGACTAATCAGAGAACAGTTGATCTGGCTGCTTAATACCGGGTGCGGGGTTTGcaattttttcttcccccccctccccccttccCGCGCGTTCCCTTATCACACCTCCCGCCTTTCCCTTCGCCACGCGGTCGGTCCCTGCCCCCCGCCgctcccctcgctgtccccggggtttccctgcccctgtcccctgcctgccGTCCCATTGGCCGCGGCTCAGGTTCCCCGCCCCGGCACGGGGTGTAACCGGCGCCGGGCCGGTGCGCGCGGTCTCGGGAACACGTGTCTGCACCCGAGGCCCGTGCCGCCATTTCGTGTGCCCGCGCTGgaactgagcctcgcagagccTCCCGCCGGCGCCCGCCCGGAGCCGGTCTCGCACAGCAGCAACCGGGCATGCACAAATTAATTAACTTTATCTATTAACAGTGATAGAAATTTAGAGAAAGCTGGTGTACATATGAGCAAACTTCAAGAAGGCATTTGAGTGAGGAGCTGAATTACTGATATAAAACTTAATTCCTGCAAATCAACTGCTCTCTCAAAGAATAACATTCTGAAAGAAAGCTTTTTGAAGTGCTCTGTGGAAAGACAGTTCTTCATTGTTGCAGGAAGACAGCAAGCTTCAGCTGCTCCACTGGAATTGTGCATCAAACAGTCCTAGACTAATACAAGTTTTCACtgccacaaaagaaaaaaaaaagaaaaaaaaaaaaaacaaaaaaaacaaaaaaaaaaacctaaactaactaaataaataaataaagcagttCTCAGGTTCTAGGTAATACTACAAGCCTCTAGTGTGGTAACACTGACAACATTGAAGATTTGAAGATTGGCAACCCAACATTCGCTTGCCCAGGGCCTTTTTAGTGTGATCGTGCTGGGCACCTGCAGAGATTTTTGATAAAAAGCAGGAGCAGATTGAGAAACGGGCTCTATCAAACACAAATTCACACTGAATCAGTATACTCCACAATCTTCCATATAAATACCTTCACTCTCCATATCAGCAATTCAAAAAGGTTTAAAGCAAGAATAACAGGTTTAATGAGCCACTTGACATGCTGAGTTCTTCTACAGAAAGTCCTCTTGAAGTTACTAGTTCTGAGATTTTACCTAGATTAATTTACATCCAAAAATTTTAAAGGTGTGCTAATAAATATCTAGAGCCATTgtgaatttttactttttccatAATCAACTTTTTAACTAAGCAGAACCTATCCACAgagcatccatccatccatgacACACACAATAAGAGCAGCATAAAGATACAGCCATATCTGCAATTTCCGGCTGTGATCCCTGCCAGCCTTGACCTGGACTTTTTACAAGGCTCTCAAAGGTGTACATGTTGTGATTAGTAAAAGCCATTGCATTAATTATATCTGACAGTTTACTTTAAACCCTGAGGACAGTTATATGGCATTCTAGAACAGTACTAAGACTttactatttttaaatgctgcttATTTCAAAAGCATAAGCATGACATTAACACCACACTAACGTAagagaatatacttactcaaaGTTTCATTTGTTTCCCAGCCTCCAGCTGTGAGAGGTGACAGTTTTTCTTGTTGACCTAAACCTTTATGTGATCCTTAGCGCTAATTAGTGACATCATTACATTAAATGTGAAGACATCCCTAAAGCTTAATAAACTATGATTGAGGATAAACAGCTAAGCTGTTAATAGCTTTTGCAACAGCTGCAGGATATAATGTTAAATAACAATCTCTAAAGCTGAAACATATGAGAGGGTATTTCAGTTTGtaagtttttcttttaattttgccTTGCTCTACTGtgatggggagaaaaaaagaactaCAACCTCAAGTACTCAGTGCTTAAATGACTTAAATGATTATGTTTTTGTAACACACCTCTGCCTCACCACAGAAGCAAAACTAGTCCATAATGATTTCCAATTAAGCAGAAATTTTATAATTACACATCCCAATAACTAACCAGTGAGGGTAAAGACCTCACGGTTCAGTGCAGCTCAGACTTGTTCTGAGGACAGGTATACAGCACAACAATTTGCTATAGGGAAATAGTACCAAAAGGAACAGCTGAGGTAAGTTTGCTTTGACAAACATCCATTTGTCTTTTTTCTGCCTTAAACGTCATCAAGTGCTACAGTGATTTTAATTTGGTGAGGGCAGAAAGGCTCAACcacattttctctttgttgAAGACCAAGTTTTATTGTTGAAAGTGCTAATTTGGCTCTCCAATaggctttcactttccccatacTGCAGTATTCCACAAAGAACAGTCTTAGTGCAGATAATCAAAAATTCCAGCTCTCTGGACTTCAGGGTGTTTTGACAATTCACACCCCCTCCCTACATCTCCATGTTGAGACTGACACAAGATAGCTGTGCTGACCACAGCACCACTAAGCAGCCACACAAGAAAGCAGTTCCTCTGCTTTTGAGTGGGAGTTTAAGCCGTTCAGATGGATCTTATGTGTAGATGGCAAGAATGAAATTCTTGTTTGAGAATGGTGTAACATGTGAAATGAATTTGAGATGTTCTTAGAACACCAGGAGTATCATAAAATGGTGCTTTTCCTATTTTTTGCACTCTTCcctaagaaaatgcaaattaccTAATTTGCACATGGGGACCATTTCTTAGGTTCACCATTCTTCTTGCTTTCCTCAGAACAAATCTTGCCTTTAAGCTAAGGACTGTACTGGACATTCCATCTCATGGAGTGACCAATCCTCCTTTGAGCAAACAGGCTTGAAGAATACAAGAGCAGAAGAAACAAATCCAGTTTGTCTTCAGTGCAAAGCCACTGATTTTCACCATTTAATTAAGGCTTCACCAAAAAGAAATATAGAGTACCATCTTTAATAGCTAAAAATTAGCACACTCCTTTCAGAACAAATGGTCCATGAGTGACTTTTGTGTCTCTACCATCAATTGTCTTCCTGAACAAAGTAGTATCTCACTGGTGGCCCAGGCAAGTCTTCCTCTCCATCAGTCTCTGGAGCAAATGATACTGTCAAATCCACATACTTCTTATCAGCTGATGGTTTCACAAGCTTTTGCATCCTATAAAGAAATTAAGAGCAGTTCATAAATGTACCAAGAGGATTGACAATGGGAACTCAGGGCCAGACCCAGAAGAA
Coding sequences within:
- the CENPC gene encoding centromere protein C, which translates into the protein MAQALNRLKKDYRARFCHGGGNKIDLQPGQNVLKVIQDCFESCSSDLTTNSPNCSSFVLKDEKRTSESRQSPKARSASSVKRARKSTEPSSASPLKPVSSRGQSCESYLKLATPDDVATSKRTESPVSESEKKNTLKDIEASCQHPAMPLHPKNHRGSVGSPVPLEEVKSSPAVKVHFDRCSTPAAAKSHGEVENLEGPQPGRVEQVVPMQGTECVTASSARTEKTFSSAVLAAVATRTLGQRYSTLRSAPSPHPVKYQEIDTENECEFLIDESCGTSFTSWISIPTKNKKSKNDGSATPISKLQPSEKEKTKNKKAKKRKAEAKVLTKQKLGHLDVEAFDLKEMSESDSVSNSEENVLASQSLKSTHKGKTKKDAFRQDSPNQKKSTSWKREAEELMRSLPGLETKPSDEEQCKTRMPNEDLPLPSSGHEEEQTVSLKKSLRSSKNLQLASKASQQLDKKKQTAKQKLPKVKVAKTGTVSPRKKLKISVQKSSNKKPQLQREESSDSEPEEELEREPVELNEVFTTPLHQKLETPMIQKLTKSEKPRNVIHTSESPGGANNRTLKALQHPVESVKNPGKKRSAKSSGKKPKKIPCRTSKALRSSREGPESQTDSDSSSVQDMARRKQKLPDVKIKSNKRKRDRQHGPQGSFVAGKVEKSGPVLEDGDELACSPKPPEQDDTSSDSSEDLNYKLRHLLSDEIARHKIVMPSNTPNVRRTKRIRLRPLEYWRGERINYTMEPSGGLVISGLLHPEAECPRKCEKRKDCAKHKTDKTTSDRGEIPASLDHSLADVSKPAIVLDPVTNKEVHLDCINTARNRSYFFKDEAIKIQKNLNTSLFATGILFVKPYKEKGHQFVGMDTIAFHIVHGKVIVTLHETSYCLTTGDCFYVPAGNRYNIRNLLNEESVLLFTQLKDRTRPRNVLLDASSP